The following are encoded together in the Cryptococcus neoformans var. neoformans JEC21 chromosome 9 sequence genome:
- a CDS encoding expressed protein, translated as MSSATDRIPALIAHYLATHYPTALDPFLQAAQIAAPDFSHPPNPDLRTVVEDWSSQQLATSLAMATIDESDIDAPARDGTWKGWKLKDMMKAKLSAGVGLRSTDRGFHGVSAANLLTVAAVNVPSREFDTSSAIYRTSCSLDIVTTSVDKTLKIIDYSSGEVNKVLQPHRAAILTFAFHPQNQRYLLTGSMDGTTVLTDILTCKTLQTFSSTKFVVRVLFSSDGHFMATASYDHHIVVYAATSSALPPPTHEDDIPLDDTDHWSLACEPDLQYTEVHRIQVDANPEAILFHPDSTWLMYTTRSSYQLYYVRLPSESCPPDDEWQIKTKSFNPHPMDTHVSFSVLNMALHPSGRMVACQTGDHKGGAGERILLYGVEPEETERLGCLWTGSGGDDYVLPRMAWVPDGSGIVTTTHNGFLNLIALNGEIRSSVKVHGTSNSGKAVSEVVRDCCIIPGEAGGWEVISIGYDRSIRISVIDGY; from the exons ATGTCTTCAGCCACAGACCGGATCCCGGCCTTGATTGCCCATTATCTCGCCACCCATTATCCGACGGCGCTGGACCCATTTCTCCAAGCTGCACAGATTGCTGCTCCCGACTTTTCCCATCCCCCGAACCCAGACCTTCGCACTGTCGTAGAAGACTGGTCATCTCAGCAGTTAGCCACCAGTTTGGCAATGGCTACGATTGATGAGAGCGATATTGATGCGCCCGCGCGCGATGGAActtggaaaggatggaaattGAAGGACATGATGAAAGCTAAACTTAGTGCAGGAGTGGGCTTGAGAAGTACGGACAGAGGATTTCATGGTGTGTCCGCAGCCAATTTGTTGACAGTGGCGGCCGTGAATGTTCCAAGCAGAGAATTTGATACATCCTCCGCTAT TTACAGAACGTCCTGTTCATTGGACATTGTCACTACTTCGGTAGATAAAACGTTAAAGATAATAGATTACAGCTCTGGAGAA GTGAATAAAGTTCTGCAACCACACCGCGCTGCCATCTTGACTTTCGCTTTCCACCCTCAAAACCAGCGGTATCTTCTGACAGGCTCTATGGATGGCAC AACTGTACTCACGGATATTTTGACTTGCAAAACCCTTCAAACGTTCTCGTCAACCAAATTCGTTGTGCGCGTCCTGTTTTCCTCCGACGGACACTTTATGGCGACCGCGTCTTATGATCATCATATAGTCGTTTATGCTGCGACGTCATCAGCGCTTCCCCCGCCCACCCACGAGGATGACATTCCTTTAGATGACACCGATCATTGGTCGTTAGCATGTGAACCTGATTTGCAGTACACGGAAGTTCATCGGATACAAGTTGACGCCAATCCCGAAGCAATTCTTTTCCACCCGGATTCAACCTGGTTAATGTATACAACAAGATCTTCTTATCAGCTCTATTATGTCCGTTTACCTTCCGAATCATGTCCGCCCGACGATGAGTGGCAGATCAAAACCAAAAGTTTCAATCCTCACCCGATGGACACCCACGTGAGCTTTTCTGTGCTCAACATGgctctccatccctctGGCCGTATGGTCGCTTGCCAGACAGGAGATCACAAGGGAGGCGCTGGAGAAAGAATCCTGTTGTATGGTGTTGAACCAGAGGAAACTGAAAGGCTGGGATGTTTGTGGACTGGGTCCGGTGGAGATGACTATGTTTTGCCTAGAATGGCATGGGTACCAGACGGCTCTGGTATAGT GACAACAACGCACAACGGTTTCCTTAATTTAATCGCCTTGAACGGGGAGATTAGATCTAGCGTCAAGGTTCATGGTACTTCAAATTCTGGGAAAGCAGTAAGCGAAGTTGTCAGAGATTGCTGCATCATCCCCGGGGAAgctggaggatgggaagtTATTAGCATTGGTTACGATCGCAGCATTCGCATTAGTGTGATTGATGGGTACTAA
- a CDS encoding endoplasmic reticulum protein, putative, with protein sequence MRFRNSLPSCLQTALPSPLHTNMARTNPKKSTQNEKKDWGEVTPEAVQALCLANAPRSLLYRHPVLRRIYLVIFVLTTLLTLLPLWSLLYLPRSNRPRRSWTLQRCLRVRWSRRLCGVVARCEIDYLGRDLNLDLDPMRLSHSHPMTVPPAPLHLLQGHPKEMLELLHQSRGSWDPHFIYRANRAATGAWGAWNSRDEKELSKEYGFEPVKAFWFTGEKGAPDEKPKPRQDGGPVILHFHGGGYLCGTAAETDLTSSICKALVSYSPVHHILSVDYRLAPVGPWPLPLLDAISAYHYLVKIEGIPEQDIVIGGDSAGGHLAMALTRWLRDEGDHVGLSMPRGIVLMSPWGDLGFTNAWGADEYKYNADSDTIDDTFGPFACSLLLRALPLSILYSSPYLSPASSTLSATSLFNNFPPTYIVYGGAERLAKSTETLYSRIQLARRAADKVLVPDRLFASPDAVHDFVIFPWMAREASQVYEDLDKWLRELLTTDICSPAAASKESLKQPKKITDQCRLTRQRTLESLRSHKSPRMCAAPDSGMLELVQDMQEEGMSMIEIPKLDLGSTAIT encoded by the exons ATGCGCTTCAGAAATAGTCTTCCGTCTTGCCTGCAAACAGCCCTGCCCTCGCCTCTTCACACAAACATGGCGCGAACGAATCCAAAGAAATCAACTCAaaacgagaagaaggactGGGGCGAGGTGACGCCGGAAGCGGTTCAAGCTCTCTGT CTCGCCAATGCACCACGTAGCTTGCTATATCGTCATCCGGTACTACGGCGAATCTACCTTGTGATATTCGTACTCACCACCTTGCTCACTCTCCTACCGCTTTGGTCTTTGCTTTACCTTCCGCGCTCCAATCGTCCCCGGCGGTCATGGACTTTACAACGTTGTTTACGCGTGCGCTGGAGCCGAAGACTATGCGGCGTTGTGGCTAGATGCGAAATAGATTATCTTGGTAGAGACTTGAATCTGGATTTG GATCCGATGCGATTATCGCACTCCCACCCAATGACAGTCCCCCCTGCCCCATTACATCTCCTTCAGGGGCACCCAAAGGAAATGCTAGAGCTGTTGCACCAATCACGAGGGTCTTGGGACCCTCATTTCATCTATAGAGCCAACAGGGCAGCTACAGGCGCGTGGGGCGCTTGGAATAGTCGAGACGAGAAGGAACTGTCTAAAGAATACGGATTTGAACCTGTCAAGGCTTTTTGGTTCACCGGGGAAAAGGGCGCACCAGACGAGA AACCTAAACCTCGCCAAGATGGCGGCCCGGTTattctccatttccatgGCGGCGGATATCTTTGCGGCACAGCAGCCGAAACAGACTTGACTTCCTCCATCTGCAAAGCTCTTGTCAGTTACTCGCCCGTCCATCATATCCTGTCGGTAGACTATCGGCTAGCACCAGTCGGACCTTGGCCATTACCTCTACTCGATGCGATCTCCGCTTATCATTATCTCGTAAAGATAGAGGGAATACCAGAGCAGGATATCGTTATTGGTGGCGATTCAGCTGGCGGGCACCTTGCGATGGCGTTGACTCGGTGGTTGAGGGATGAAGGCGATCATGTAGGCCTCAGTATGCCTAGGGGCATCGTTCTCATGAGTCCATGGGGCGATTTGGGATTCACCAACGCGTGGGGTGCGGACGAATACAAGTACAACGCAGACTCGGACACT ATTGACGACACTTTTGGGCCATTTGCTTGCTCACTGCTTCTTCGTGCTCTTCCCCTATCCATTCTATATTCCTCGCCATATCTTTCACCCGCGTCTTCCACCTTATCGGCCACAAGTCTATTCAACAATTTCCCACCAACCTACATTGTTTATGGCGGAGCAGAGCGGCTTGCGAAATCGACGGAAACGTTATACTCGCGAATACAGCTGGCTCGTCGAGCTGCCGACAAAGTCCTTGTTCCAGACAGACTGTTCGCGAGCCCAGATGCGGTACATGACTTTGTGATCTTTCCATGGATGGCGAGAGAGGCCTCACAGGTGTACGAAGACTTGGATAAATGGCTGCGAGAACTCTTAACTACTGATATATGTAGTCCGGCAGCGGCTTCAAAAGAGTCCTTGAAGCAACCGAAGAAAATCACAGATCAATGTCGACTGACTAGGCAAAGAACATTGGAAAGCCTTAGATCTCACAAATCCCCACGAATGTGCGCTGCGCCTGATTCTGGAATGCTCGAGCTGGTCCAGGACatgcaagaagagggaatGAG CATGATTGAGATACCCAAACTCGACCTGGGCTCGACCGCTATCACCTGA
- a CDS encoding expressed protein — translation MAANHGVFFHPPQPLSSPSAPFFTPSRKRRAASPTPDSDPLSPWQQSASPTTFADTPHREKRRRPNLAHGFSSLSISPTATQSTTVPDQPRADDDDEGIGPSVYPRNDDVKVEVLPDNTNRLSSYQHRSHRTHTDQWDPYHPRPCSSSSSPSPTTSTDETYDSDATFTRNVPRIKRYDGTAQQADEIVQPDGSSMFTGPDLGVEDVTGIPPPLRARRPREEDIEGMEHAGKKRRGNEMDIDMSTMDENTEDGSVEEKDKLRGRKTVWYEPEKDRIVITSLSDSDSRSSRSPSPETESRYLSQPGEQGFTISPSLLTHLMNVHRNKDLRGPLQDLLENNQKSLTLYRPLGIPADRWKESIVKTWEDARNYDDSGRFEEIDDTEDFGNNIRSTGNNDEGMDIEGTVPAWQGGAWNTGEAGMGEGGAVSGDGDVDMAMDVE, via the exons ATGGCCGCGAACCACggcgtcttcttccacccgCCACAGccactctcctctccctctgcTCCTTTCTTCACCCCGTCCCGCAAGCGCAGAGCCGCGTCTCCCACCCCAGATTCAGATCCCCTCTCTCCATGGCAGCAATCTGCTTCTCCTACGACTTTCGCAGATACTCCTCACCGTGAGAAGCGTAGACGCCCCAACTTGGCACATGGATTTTCCAGCCTATCCATCTCACCGACAGCCACGCAGTCTACAACGGTTCCTGACCAGCCCCGAGCcgatgacgacgatgagggCATTGGCCCTTCAGTTTATCCCAGGAATGACGACGTCAAAGTGGAGGTGTTACCTGATAATACCAACCGTTTATCCAGTTACCAACATCGCTCTCACCGTACCCATACAGACCAATGGGATCCTTACCATCCTCGACCATGctcgtcttcgtcctctccttctccaacgACATCAACTGACGAGACGTACGATTCCGATGCCACCTTCACTCGAAATGTCCCTCGTATAAAAAGATATGATGGGACAGCTCAACAGGCGGATGAAATCGTCCAGCCGGATGGTTCGTCCATGTTCACCGGCCCAGATCTGGGCGTTGAGGACGTCACCGGTATTCCTCCACCATTACGGGCAAGGAGACCcagggaagaggatatCGAGGGGATGGAGCATGCGGGCAAGAAACGGAGGGGGAATGAAATGGATATTGATATGAGCACCATGGACGAAAATACGGAAGATGGGTCAGtagaggaaaaggataaaTTGAGAGGGCGCAAGACCGTGTGGTATGAACCAGAGAAGGACC GTATAGTCATTACATCATTATCCGATTCAGACTCCAGATCGTCCCGCTCACCATCTCCTGAAACCGAAAGCAGATACCTCTCTCAACCAGGGGAACAAGGCTTTACAAtatccccatctcttctcacACACTTGATGAACGTCCATCGAAACAAAGACCTGAGAGGTCCTCTGCAAGATCTACTCGAAAACAATCAAAAGAGTCTTACTCTTTACAGACCACTAGGCATCCCTGCTGACCGATGGAAAGAGTCGATAGTCAAGACGTGGGAGGACGCGCGAAATTACGACGACTCGGGGAGGTTTGAAGAAATTGACGACACTGAGGACTTTGGCAACAACATCCGCTCGACAGGCAACAATGATGAAGGGATGGATATTGAAGGCACGGTACCTGCATGGCAAGGAGGTGCTTGGAATACGGGTGAGGCTGgaatgggagaaggtggtgcTGTTAGTGGTGACGGAGATGTGGATATGGCTATGGACGTGGAATAA
- a CDS encoding transporter, putative: MTRQKKQFVHHPSLAIPHSDLSTYPVDTGLLFLVLPQSVCLLSSYIFSLVNNLTFTLPRDKVLETMTLGERERLLQPAPAPPGTTLYSEPNHSEDIETTDEHKLSYNRVGLNARRFWILCASMWIASFLNAFDGTVVATLLGPISSSFKATNLASWLGTSYMLSVCCFTPIYGRLCNIIGRQGSMLLALAIFTTGNLLCAFAPSMEALIAARALAGMGGGGLSIIGSTIMSDIVPITHRGIFQGLANLAFGSGMGLGAPIGALINDCLNWRWAFWVQIPVLLFASYLVHSNVRYDVPSRPSSGAATPNPAAVKQTAMQLFKRIDFLGCFLLAGWVGAALIAISLNINSTATNAYNWSDPIMIGLFATSAVLFVLFLFVELKWAAEPVMPFELLVSRTPVAVAINNFVLSVANFAILYSVPLYFTTVRQMSASNAGAHLIPNSFVGVIGSLGAGLIVRRTHKYYWLNTFCACFGVIGCFLISTWRLGTSEWMLWTNMSFTSFAMGAVTTLTIVALIADVGPEHVAIATSLSYVFRTIGQVLGVALSGALTQAVLTWELEKRIRGPNAEEIIASIRESSASIRYLPEPLKSIAIASYQKGLHAVFICTVVLSVITLLSGLGIRELDMKQIMSGGKQAKQVQNESEEEEA; encoded by the exons ATGACACGCCAAAAGAAGCAGTTtgtccatcatccttctctcgcaATTCCTCATTCTGACCTTTCTACCTATCCTGTTGATACGGGACTCCTCTTTTTAGTCCTTCCCCAGTCCGTTTGTCTTCTCAGCTCCTATATTTTTTCGCTGGTCAACAATTTGACATTCACCCTTCCCCGGGACAAAGTACTGGAAACAATGACTCTCGGCGAGAGAGAACGACTCCTGCAACCGGCTCCCGCCCCTCCTGGGACCACGCTCTATAGCGAACCAAACCATTCTGAAGATATCGAGACTACCGATGAACATAAATTGAGCTACAACAGGGTAGGGTTGAACGCCCGTCGATTTTGGATCTTG TGTGCTTCGATGTGGATAGCCTCTTTCCTGAACGCCTTCGACGGTACCGTAG TCGCTACTTTGCTGGGACCCATATCTTCATCGTTCAAAGCGACCAACTTGGCATCATGGCTCGGTACATCATA TATGCTCTCAGTCTGCTGCTTCACTCCCATTTACGGACGATTGTGTAACATTATTGGTCGTCAGGGTTCAATGCTGCTTGCGCTTGCAATCTTCA CAACTGGTAATCTTCTGTGCGCGTTTGCTCCTTCTATGGAGGCTTTGATTGCTGCTCGTGCACTAGCCGGTatgggtggaggtggtCTCAGTATAA TTGGAAGTACCATCATGAGCGACATCGTCCCTAT CACCCATCGAGGTATCTTCCAAGGTCTTGCCAATCTTGCCTTCGGTAGCGGAATGGG TCTCGGCGCTCCCATCGGCGCTCTCATCAACGATTGTCTCAATTGGCGATGGGCTTTTTGGGTTCAG ATTCCTGTTCTCCTCTTTGCCAGCTATCTTGTCCATTCCAATGTTCGATATGATGTCCCATCACGCCCCAGCTCAGGTGCCGCTACACCTAACCCTGCGGCTGTTAAGCAAACCGCTATGCAGCTTTTCAAGCGGATCGACTTTCTGGGATGTTTCCTACTTGCCGGATGGGTAGGCGCCGCTCTGATCGCCATCTCGCTCAATATTAACTCTACTGCAACAAATGCGTACAACTGGTCTGATCCGATCATGATCGGCCTATTCGCCACCAGTGCTGTCTTattcgtcctcttcctatTTGTAGAACTCAAATGGGCAGCCGAGCCCGTCATGCCTTTTGAGCTACTGGTCAGTCGAACTCCGGTTGCGGTTGCTATCAATAACTTTGTGTTGTCTGTGGCCAACTTTGCTATT CTATATAGTGTCCCTCTCTACTTTACAACTGTACGACAAATGTCCGCTTCCAACGCCGGCGCTCATCTTATTCCAAACTCGTTCGTCGGCGTGATTGGCTCTCTCGGCGCTGGACTCATTGTTCGACGAACTCATAAATATTACTGGCTCAACACTTTTTGTGCATGCTTTGGAGTGATTGGTTGCTTCTTGATCTCCACTTGGAGACTTGGTACATCTGA GTGGATGCTCTGGACGAACATGTCATTCACCAGTTTTGCCATGGGGGCTGTTACCACCTTGACCATCGTCGCTCTTATTGCAGATGTCGGGCCTGAGCATGTCGCCATTGCTACCAGTT TGTCCTATGTGTTCCGTACCATCGGCCAAGTCTTGGGTGTAGCCTTGTCTGGAGCTTTGACTCAGGCAGTTCTGACCTGGGAACTGGAAAAGAGGATACGAGGTCCTAATGCAGAAGAG ATCATTGCGTCGATCCGAGAATCGTCTGCTTCTATTCGCTATCTCCCAGAGCCTCTCAAGTCCATCGCGATTGCATCTTATCAGAAAGGTCTACACGCTGTCTTCATTTGTACCGTAGTCCTGAGTGTGATCACTCTCTTATCAGGCTTAGGAATCAGAGAACTTGATATGAAGCAGATCATGTCCGGAGGAAAACAGGCAAAGCAGGTACAGAACGAgagcgaagaggaggaggcttAA
- a CDS encoding expressed protein, protein MAIAFPQPFMHPKTLPVGLVTEAAKDTIFRDKTSEDPHTPLPLDQDSYFQFSAAASNLKNVSYTISGGDEGAESRGDELNGGVWTSEEEEFIKLVMSRPARDFSVPFPPDALPPSAVIDEITDYIAIPGIAAHASVDGQTATHGDNQLQLWPHTWQETRIKVLQIALEQSRFGRDVKERKLPREIRNHRPGLRRMDSMDFLDQEKTEGVSEDHLGRALRLSSSLQSSAQDEKTNIMFQQPIAIESLRPQSHSVTSSEPLIPANPVSRAFRRCNSKSSRPSSLLQRGRSFTAADLQMEDENLEEDDRGTTFLTARGEQASSSTRAIGTHQYEKKINLIQPMTSITSQSTSETSSKPPARLIRSNSSYSVANAAPYSSQKMFLSTPQPSTAQSSIMPLSLQPSMKLSVSKSRRTNNGRDFNQPAFKKAKRRDGNEYQVKPGGIPIQHSLLQGGLQSPFEEKKGLDL, encoded by the exons ATGGCTATTGCCTTTCCTCAGCCCTTCATGCACCCCAAGACACTGCCTGTTGGTCTCGTTACTGAAGCTGCCAA GGACACAATTTTCAGGGATAAGACCTCGGAAGACCCCCATACGCCTTTACCGCTGGATCAGGATAGC TACTTTCAATTTTCGGCCGCCGCCAGTAACTTGAAGAATGTATCTTACACGATTTCTGGTGGAGACGAGGGTGCTGAATCTCGAGGCGATGAGCTCAACGGTGGTGTTTGGAcatcagaagaagaagaattcaTCAAGCTT GTAATGTCGCGACCAGCAAGGGATTTTTCGGTTCCCTTCCCTCCGgatgctcttcctccatccgCTGTCATTGATGAAATAACCGATTACATTGCTATACCCGGAATAGCTGCACATGCCTCTGTTGACGGACAAACTGCCACGCATGGTGATAATCAGCTGCAGCTTTGGCCCCATACATGGCAAGAAACTAGGATTAAAGTCCTCCAAATAGCATTAGAGCAAAGCAGGTTTGGACGCGATGTAAAGGAACGAAAGCTCCCTCGCGAAATAAGGAATCATCGCCCAGGTCTaagaaggatggacagTATGGATTTCCTTGATCAGGAGAAAACAGAAGGAGTTTCAGAGGACCATCTAGGTCGTGCTCTCAG gctttcttcatctctgcAATCCAGCGCCCAGGACGAGAAAACGAACATAATGTTTCAACAACCTATCG CCATCGAATCACTCCGACCACAATCGCATTCAGTCACATCATCTGAACCTTTAATTCCAGCAAATCCAGTCTCACGAGCATTTAGGAGGTGTAATTCAAAATCTTCTCGACCATCTAGTCTTCTCCAAAGGGGTCGGAGCTTCACTGCGGCAGATCTccagatggaagatgaaaatctggaggaagacgatAGGGGAACAACATTTCTCACAGCAAGGGGCGAACAAGCATCATCCTCTACACGAGCAATCGGAACTCACCAAtatgaaaagaaaatcaACCTGATACAGCCTATGACATCCATAACTTCCCAAAGTACTTCCGAAACATCGTCGAAGCCTCCAGCCAGGCTAATCAGATCAAATTCGTCCTATTCTGTGGCGAACGCTGCTCCATATTCCTCGCAGAAGATGTTCCTTTCGACACCTCAGCCCTCCACGGCCCAATCATCTATAATGCCACTTAGCCTTCAACCCTCAATGAAACTTTCAGTATCAAAGTCGAGAAGAACTAATAATGGGCGTGACTTTAACCAGCCGGCTTTTAAGAAAGCAAAACGAAGAGACGGAAATGAATATCAGGTCAAGCCTGGTGGGATTCCAATTCAACATTCTTTGTTGCAAGGTGGTTTGCAGAGCCCctttgaggagaagaaggggctGGATCTTTGA